One part of the Arabidopsis thaliana chromosome 1 sequence genome encodes these proteins:
- a CDS encoding uncharacterized protein (unknown protein; FUNCTIONS IN: molecular_function unknown; INVOLVED IN: response to wounding; LOCATED IN: endomembrane system; EXPRESSED IN: 23 plant structures; EXPRESSED DURING: 13 growth stages; BEST Arabidopsis thaliana protein match is: unknown protein (TAIR:AT1G32928.1); Has 42 Blast hits to 42 proteins in 8 species: Archae - 0; Bacteria - 0; Metazoa - 0; Fungi - 0; Plants - 42; Viruses - 0; Other Eukaryotes - 0 (source: NCBI BLink).), whose amino-acid sequence MNSMFSAFDALFAEVMGKNLMASSFTATTATTKPAAAPQTQTQEKANASSKKIGLVQKIPRFALELDGLHCFETIVRS is encoded by the coding sequence ATGAATTCTATGTTCAGTGCCTTCGACGCTCTCTTCGCAGAGGTCATGGGAAAGAACCTTATGGCTTCTTCGTTTACTGCTACTACCGCAACAACCAAACCTGCCGCCGCGCCGCAAACACAAACGCAGGAGAAGGCAAACGCAAGTAGCAAGAAGATAGGTTTGGTGCAGAAGATTCCGAGGTTTGCTTTGGAGCTTGATGGTCTTCACTGCTTCGAAACAATAGTCCGTTCTTGA
- a CDS encoding Galactosyltransferase family protein (Galactosyltransferase family protein; FUNCTIONS IN: transferase activity, transferring hexosyl groups, transferase activity, transferring glycosyl groups; INVOLVED IN: protein amino acid glycosylation; LOCATED IN: membrane; EXPRESSED IN: 16 plant structures; EXPRESSED DURING: 6 growth stages; CONTAINS InterPro DOMAIN/s: Glycosyl transferase, family 31 (InterPro:IPR002659); BEST Arabidopsis thaliana protein match is: Galactosyltransferase family protein (TAIR:AT1G05170.1); Has 1058 Blast hits to 1054 proteins in 91 species: Archae - 0; Bacteria - 0; Metazoa - 501; Fungi - 0; Plants - 540; Viruses - 0; Other Eukaryotes - 17 (source: NCBI BLink).) has protein sequence MGMGRYQKSATSGVSARWVFVLCISSFLLGVLVVNRLLASFETVDGIERASPEQNDQSRSLNPLVDCESKEGDILSRVSHTHDVIKTLDKTISSLEVELATARAARSDGRDGSPAVAKTVADQSKIRPRMFFVMGIMTAFSSRKRRDSIRGTWLPKGDELKRLETEKGIIMRFVIGHSSSPGGVLDHTIEAEEEQHKDFFRLNHIEGYHELSSKTQIYFSSAVAKWDADFYIKVDDDVHVNLGMLGSTLARHRSKPRVYIGCMKSGPVLAQKGVKYHEPEYWKFGEEGNKYFRHATGQIYAISKDLATYISVNRQLLHKYANEDVSLGSWFIGLDVEHIDDRSLCCGTPLDCEWKGQAGNPCAASFDWSCSGICKSVDRMLEVHQRCGEGDGAIWHSSF, from the exons atgggaaTGGGAAGGTATCAGAAATCTGCAACTTCTGGTGTTTCAGCTAGATGGGTTTTTGTTCTCTGTATTTCTAGCTTCCTTCTTGGTGTTCTTGTCGTTAACAG GCTTTTGGCAAGTTTTGAAACCGTAGATGGCATTGAGAGAGCTTCACCTGAGCAAAATGATCAATCTAGATCACTTAATCCTCTTGTTGATTGTGAGAGCAAG GAAGGAGACATTCTATCTCGAGTTTCGCATACTCATGATGTTATCAA GACATTAGACAAGacaatttcttctcttgagGTAGAACTAGCTACAGCTCGAGCAGCAAGATCTGATGGTAGAGATGGATCTCCAGCTGTTGCAAAAACAGTAGCAGACCAATCGAAGATTCGGCCTCGGATGTTCTTTGTGATGGGAATCATGACTGCTTTCAGTAGCAGAAAACGAAGAGACTCCATAAGAGGAACTTGGCTTCCTAAAG GGGATGAATTGAAAAGATTAGAGACAGAGAAGGGAATCATTATGAGATTTGTTATAGGTCACAG TTCTTCTCCTGGAGGAGTCTTGGACCACACCattgaagctgaagaagaacaacacaaAGACTTCTTTCGACTG AATCACATAGAAGGTTATCATGAATTATCATCTAAAACCCAAATATACTTCTCATCTGCTGTTGCAAAATGGGATGCAGACTTCTACATCAAAGTGGATGATGATGTTCACGTAAATCTCG GAATGCTTGGTTCTACATTGGCTCGCCACAGATCAAAACCGCGAGTGTACATTGGTTGCATGAAGTCTGGACCTGTCCTTGCTCAAAA AGGAGTCAAATACCATGAGCCAGAATATTGGAAGTTTGgtgaagaaggaaacaaatacTTCAGACATGCAACTGGACAAATCTATGCAATCTCCAAAGATTTAGCAACTTATATCTCAGTTAACCG GCAACTACTTCACAAGTATGCAAATGAAGATGTCTCTTTAGGTTCTTGGTTCATTGGTCTCGATGTTGAACATATCGACGATAGAAGCCTCTGCTGTGGAACACCTTTAG ATTGTGAGTGGAAGGGTCAAGCAGGAAACCCTTGCGCAGCATCGTTCGATTGGAGCTGTAGTGGAATCTGCAAATCCGTAGATAGAATGCTTGAAGTACATCAACGTTGTGGTGAAGGCGATGGAGCAATTTGGCATAGtagtttctaa
- a CDS encoding Avr9/Cf-9 rapidly elicited protein (unknown protein; BEST Arabidopsis thaliana protein match is: unknown protein (TAIR:AT1G32920.1); Has 35333 Blast hits to 34131 proteins in 2444 species: Archae - 798; Bacteria - 22429; Metazoa - 974; Fungi - 991; Plants - 531; Viruses - 0; Other Eukaryotes - 9610 (source: NCBI BLink).): protein MNSMFSAFDAMCAEIMGKKVTAASYVYRSERNSASSSSSVGGQNASLSLKKDEKASKNMDLPTKTPRFALELDGLHCFETIVRS, encoded by the coding sequence ATGAATTCGATGTTTAGTGCCTTCGACGCCATGTGTGCAGAGATTATGGGAAAGAAAGTCACCGCTGCTTCTTATGTCTACCGCTCTGAACGcaattctgcttcttcttcttcttccgtcGGCGGTCAAAACGCGTCTTTGTCTCtcaagaaagatgaaaaagcttcaaagaaCATGGATTTACCAACGAAGACACCGAGGTTTGCTCTTGAGCTCGATGGTCTTCATTGCTTCGAGACTATAGTTCGTTCTTGA
- the GBSS1 gene encoding UDP-Glycosyltransferase superfamily protein (UDP-Glycosyltransferase superfamily protein; FUNCTIONS IN: protein binding, transferase activity, transferring glycosyl groups; INVOLVED IN: biosynthetic process, glucan biosynthetic process; LOCATED IN: chloroplast; EXPRESSED IN: 21 plant structures; EXPRESSED DURING: 13 growth stages; CONTAINS InterPro DOMAIN/s: Glycogen/starch synthases, ADP-glucose type (InterPro:IPR011835), Starch synthase, catalytic domain (InterPro:IPR013534), Glycosyl transferase, group 1 (InterPro:IPR001296); BEST Arabidopsis thaliana protein match is: starch synthase 2 (TAIR:AT3G01180.1); Has 13950 Blast hits to 13932 proteins in 3602 species: Archae - 351; Bacteria - 6813; Metazoa - 7; Fungi - 173; Plants - 5477; Viruses - 0; Other Eukaryotes - 1129 (source: NCBI BLink).), with the protein MATVTASSNFVSRTSLFNNHGASSCSDVAQITLKGQSLTHCGLRSFNMVDNLQRRSQAKPVSAKSSKRSSKVKTAGKIVCEKGMSVIFIGAEVGPWSKTGGLGDVLGGLPPALAARGHRVMTICPRYDQYKDAWDTCVVVQIKVGDKVENVRFFHCYKRGVDRVFVDHPIFLAKVVGKTGSKIYGPITGVDYNDNQLRFSLLCQAALEAPQVLNLNSSKYFSGPYGEDVVFVANDWHTALLPCYLKSMYQSRGVYMNAKVVFCIHNIAYQGRFAFDDYSLLNLPISFKSSFDFMDGYEKPVKGRKINWMKAAILEAHRVLTVSPYYAQELISGVDRGVELHKYLRMKTVSGIINGMDVQEWNPSTDKYIDIKYDITTVTDAKPLIKEALQAAVGLPVDRDVPVIGFIGRLEEQKGSDILVEAISKFMGLNVQMVILGTGKKKMEAQILELEEKFPGKAVGVAKFNVPLAHMITAGADFIIVPSRFEPCGLIQLHAMRYGTVPIVASTGGLVDTVKDGYTGFHIGRFNVKCEVVDPDDVIATAKAVTRAVAVYGTSAMQEMVKNCMDQDFSWKGPARLWEKVLLSLNVAGSEAGTEGEEIAPLAKENVATP; encoded by the exons ATGGCAACTGTGACTGCTTCTTCTAACTTTGTGTCAAGAACTTCACTTTTCAACAATCATGGTGCTTCTTCATGCTCTGATGTCGCTCAGATTACCTTAAAAGGCCAATCCTTGACTCATTGTGGGTTAAGGTCATTCAACATGGTGGATAACCTTCAGAGGAGATCTCAAGCTAAACCTGTTTCTGCTAAATCCTCAAAGAGATCTTCTAAAGTTAAGACTGCTGGTAAGATTGTGTGTGAGAAAGGAATGTCTGTGATTTTTATTGGAGCTGAAGTTGGTCCATGGAGTAAAACTGGTGGTCTTGGTGATGTTCTCGGTGGTCTACCTCCAGCTCTTGCT GCTAGAGGCCACCGTGTGATGACAATTTGTCCTCGGTATGACCAATATAAAGATGCTTGGGACACTTGTGTTGTGGTTCAG ATCAAAGTTGGGGATAAAGTTGAGAATGTTCGTTTCTTCCATTGCTACAAACGAGGAGTTGATCGTGTCTTTGTTGACCATCCAATCTTTCTTGCTAAG GTTGTGGGCAAAACAGGATCCAAAATCTATGGTCCTATAACTGGAGTAGACTACAATGACAACCAACTCCGGTTCAGTTTGTTGTGTCAG GCTGCTCTTGAGGCACCACAGGTTCTGAACCTGAACAGCAGCAAGTACTTCTCTGGACCATATg GTGAAGATGTAGTCTTTGTTGCCAATGACTGGCACACTGCTCTACTTCCATGTTACCTCAAATCTATGTATCAATCCCGCGGAGTCTACATGAATGCAAAG gTGGTCTTCTGCATTCACAACATAGCCTACCAGGGAAGATTTGCCTTTGATGACTATTCCCTTCTCAACTTGCCCATCAGCTTTAAAAGTTCTTTCGACTTCATGGACGG GTATGAAAAGCCAGTAAAAGGACGGAAAATTAACTGGATGAAGGCTGCAATTCTGGAAGCTCACCGTGTCTTAACAGTTAGTCCATACTACGCTCAAGAACTCATCTCTGGAGTTGATAGAGGCGTGGAATTGCATAAATATCTTCGAATGAAAACAGTTTCCGGAATTATTAATGGAATGGATGTTCAAGAATGGAACCCGTCTACTGACAAGTACATCGATATCAAATACGATATTACCACT GTTACAGATGCTAAACCATTGATCAAAGAAGCACTTCAGGCTGCTGTTGGACTTCCCGTGGACAGGGATGTCCCGGTTATCGGTTTCATAGGGAGATTGGAGGAGCAGAAGGGTTCTGATATTCTAGTGGAAGCTATTTCCAAGTTCATGGGGCTCAATGTTCAGATGGTTATCCTT GGGactggaaagaagaagatggaggcTCAGATTCTTGAACTAGAAGAGAAGTTCCCAGGGAAGGCGGTTGGAGTGGCGAAATTCAACGTGCCATTGGCTCATATGATCACTGCTGGAGCTGACTTCATCATTGTCCCAAGCAGGTTTGAGCCGTGTGGTCTCATTCAGCTGCACGCAATGAGATATGGAACCGTCCCTATTGTGGCATCTACTGGTGGACTTGTGGACACTGTGAAAGATGGCTACACAGGTTTCCACATTGGAAGATTCAACGTCAAG TGTGAAGTTGTGGATCCAGATGATGTGATAGCAACAGCAAAGGCTGTGACAAGAGCCGTTGCAGTATATGGAACATCCGCAATGCAAGAAATGGTCAAGAACTGCATGGACCAAGACTTCTCCTGGAAG GGACCTGCGAGGTTGTGGGAGAAGGTACTATTGTCCCTTAATGTGGCGGGAAGTGAAGCCGGAACCGAGGGTGAAGAGATAGCTCCTCTGGCCAAGGAGAACGTAGCGACGCCGTGA
- a CDS encoding HXXXD-type acyl-transferase family protein (HXXXD-type acyl-transferase family protein; FUNCTIONS IN: transferase activity, transferring acyl groups other than amino-acyl groups, transferase activity; INVOLVED IN: biological_process unknown; LOCATED IN: cellular_component unknown; CONTAINS InterPro DOMAIN/s: Transferase (InterPro:IPR003480); BEST Arabidopsis thaliana protein match is: HXXXD-type acyl-transferase family protein (TAIR:AT1G78990.1); Has 2266 Blast hits to 2253 proteins in 120 species: Archae - 0; Bacteria - 2; Metazoa - 0; Fungi - 22; Plants - 2240; Viruses - 0; Other Eukaryotes - 2 (source: NCBI BLink).): MEDAAEQERGFHVITIRKQIVTAALPLQDHWLPLSNLDLLLPPVQISVCFCYKKPRHFLSVAETLKASLAEALVSYYAFAGELVKNSSGEPEILCNNRGVDFLEAVADVELRELNLHDPDESIAKLVPKKKHGVIAIQVTQLKCGSIVVGCTFDHRIADAFSMNMFLVSWAEISRFNAPISSVPSFRRSILNPRRPLIIDSSIDKMYMPVTSLPLPQETTNDLDNILTSRIYYIKENALEDLQTLASGSSPKTGYGQRTKLESFSAFLWKLVAKHTGRDLVSNKNSKMGIVVDGRRRLMEKEDNTYFGNVLSIPFGGQSIDDLIDKPLSWVTNEVHRFLEEAVTKEHFLNLIDWVEIHRPIPAVSRIYSTGTDDGPAFVVSSGRSFPVNKVDFGWGLPVFGSYHFPWEGSSGYVMPMPSPVDDGNGDWVVYLHLTKGQLKFIEEEASHVLKPIDNYYLKINTIN; this comes from the exons ATGGAAGATGCAGCGGAGCAAGAACGTGGTTTCCACGTGATCACCATAAGGAAGCAGATAGTCACGGCTGCTCTTCCCCTCCAAGACCATTGGCTTCCTCTTTCAAACCTCGACCTCCTCCTCCCTCCTGTCCAAATCAGCGTTTGCTTCTGCTACAAGAAACCACGTCATTTCTTATCCGTGGCTGAAACCCTAAAAGCGTCTTTGGCTGAGGCTCTCGTCTCCTACTATGCCTTTGCCGGTGAACTCGTGAAAAACTCCTCTGGAGAACCCGAGATTCTCTGCAACAACCGCGGCGTAGACTTCCTTGAGGCGGTTGCTGACGTGGAGCTCCGGGAGCTTAACTTGCATGATCCTGATGAAAGTATCGCCAAGCTTGttccgaagaagaagcatgGAGTTATAGCTATTCAG GTAACTCAACTTAAATGTGGGAGCATAGTGGTAGGATGCACATTTGATCATCGAATTGCAGATGCTTTCTCCATGAACATGTTCCTTGTTTCTTGGGCTGAGATCTCTAGATTCAATGCACCAATCTCTTCTGTCCCATCGTTCCGGAGATCTATACTAAACCCGCGACGACCACTGATTATCGACTCATCTATAGACAAGATGTATATGCCTGTCACGTCTTTGCCCCTTccacaagaaacaacaaatgaCCTAGATAATATCCTCACAAGCCGTATCTATTACATCAAAGAAAATGCGTTGGAAGATCTCCAAACTCTAGCAAGCGGTAGCTCCCCCAAGACTGGTTATGGTCAGAGGACGAAACTAGAGTCGTTCAGCGCGTTTCTATGGAAACTTGTGGCGAAACACACAGGAAGAGATCTAGTTTCGAACAAGAACTCGAAAATGGGTATTGTTGTCGACGGAAGGAGAAGACTTatggagaaagaagacaacACTTACTTTGGAAACGTTCTTTCCATCCCATTTGGTGGACAGAGTATCGATGACTTGATTGACAAGCCATTGTCTTGGGTGACCAACGAAGTTCACAGATTCTTGGAAGAAGCAGTGACCAAAGAACATTTCTTAAACTTGATTGATTGGGTTGAGATTCACCGCCCGATACCGGCAGTGTCGAGGATCTATAGTACGGGAACCGACGATGGACCAGCTTTTGTGGTCTCCTCCGGGAGGAGTTTTCCGGTGAACAAGGTTGATTTCGGTTGGGGCTTACCGGTTTTTGGGTCATACCATTTCCCATGGGAGGGAAGCTCCGGATATGTGATGCCGATGCCGAGTCCGGTGGACGACGGGAACGGAGATTGGGTGGTTTACTTGCATCTTACGAAAGGACAGTTAAAGTTCATTGAGGAGGAGGCTTCCCATGTGCTTAAACCCATAGACAATTATTATCTCAAGATTAACACCATCAATTAa